One Beggiatoa leptomitoformis DNA segment encodes these proteins:
- a CDS encoding lysylphosphatidylglycerol synthase transmembrane domain-containing protein, whose amino-acid sequence MNKKHKLIIVGTLFSLLLLIFVLARLDWQLFLTALTQLSFNHLLFAILGILCIVLLRAFRWLLIANTGLQQFKAFWQAAAIGFLGNMIYPLRAGEVLRVLAIHHFIGLPFGKALSSSVIDRMLDMMMVGIFMLFVIWLHGSQIDASVGVGAVGVFIICVLILSILLFMADKLLIYAKKWHFQKHWQTRLLHWYSHGLQGIIDFRQAPYALAVVPITLIIFLGDYYILWQIMTAFGWTLPYSAAITVGVFIMLGASLPSAPGYIGIYQVAAILALKLYDIDSSTAVAYSVVLQLIQFAVLGIQGGLVTLYCGFHLSKDPQTVSNH is encoded by the coding sequence ATGAACAAAAAACATAAGCTTATTATTGTAGGGACATTATTCAGTTTATTATTACTGATTTTTGTTCTTGCACGCCTAGATTGGCAATTATTTTTGACAGCACTAACACAACTTTCCTTTAACCACCTCTTATTTGCCATATTGGGGATTTTATGCATTGTGCTACTCCGTGCTTTCCGTTGGTTATTAATTGCCAATACAGGCTTACAACAATTTAAAGCCTTTTGGCAAGCGGCGGCAATTGGATTTTTAGGCAATATGATTTATCCCTTGCGAGCGGGGGAAGTATTGCGGGTTTTAGCCATTCATCACTTTATTGGATTACCCTTTGGGAAAGCCCTGTCTAGTTCAGTAATAGACCGTATGTTGGATATGATGATGGTTGGTATTTTTATGTTATTTGTTATCTGGTTACATGGCAGTCAAATTGATGCCAGTGTTGGCGTTGGTGCGGTAGGGGTTTTTATTATCTGCGTGCTTATCCTGTCCATCTTACTGTTTATGGCGGATAAACTACTGATTTATGCAAAAAAATGGCATTTTCAAAAACATTGGCAAACACGATTATTACATTGGTATAGTCATGGATTACAAGGGATTATAGATTTTCGTCAAGCCCCGTACGCGCTTGCGGTCGTACCTATAACCTTAATTATTTTTTTAGGCGATTATTATATTCTTTGGCAAATCATGACGGCATTTGGTTGGACACTCCCTTATAGTGCGGCGATTACGGTTGGCGTATTTATTATGTTGGGTGCGTCGTTACCCTCTGCACCGGGATATATTGGGATTTATCAAGTTGCTGCGATTCTTGCTTTAAAACTTTATGATATTGATAGCAGCACCGCTGTTGCTTATTCCGTTGTGTTACAACTTATTCAATTTGCTGTATTAGGCATACAGGGCGGATTAGTAACTTTATACTGTGGCTTTCACTTATCTAAAGACCCACAAACGGTGTCTAATCATTAA
- the hisN gene encoding histidinol-phosphatase: protein MKTLINAQLFDFINQMATVSGTIIKSYFRTHLTVDDKPDTSPVTLADRAVEQALREMIEKAYPNDGIYGEEFGVKNREAAFTWVIDPIDGTKSFITGKPLFGTLIALAYEGKPILGLLDQPILRERWIGGAGLPTTLNGHPVHVRACADVKKAALYATTPAMFEGEDFTSFGRVRESVKMTVYGGDCYAYALLATGFVDLVVESSLKPYDYCALAPIVENAGGVMTDWQGQALSLESDGRVIAAGDEYTHKQALALLQA, encoded by the coding sequence ATGAAAACGTTAATTAATGCACAATTGTTTGATTTTATAAATCAAATGGCAACTGTCAGCGGTACAATTATTAAAAGTTATTTTCGCACACATTTAACAGTTGACGATAAACCCGATACTAGCCCCGTAACGTTAGCTGATAGAGCAGTCGAGCAAGCCTTGCGGGAGATGATTGAAAAAGCCTATCCAAATGATGGTATTTATGGTGAAGAATTTGGCGTGAAAAATAGAGAGGCAGCATTTACATGGGTTATAGACCCTATTGATGGGACAAAGTCTTTTATTACAGGTAAGCCATTGTTTGGTACGCTAATCGCGCTTGCTTATGAAGGTAAACCTATTTTAGGCTTGTTAGACCAACCGATTTTACGCGAGCGATGGATTGGTGGCGCAGGGTTGCCTACGACATTAAACGGGCATCCTGTGCATGTACGTGCTTGTGCAGACGTGAAAAAAGCAGCGTTATATGCGACAACCCCTGCTATGTTTGAAGGGGAAGATTTTACGTCGTTTGGACGGGTGCGCGAGTCGGTTAAAATGACGGTTTATGGCGGTGATTGTTACGCTTATGCTTTGTTAGCAACGGGTTTTGTCGATTTGGTCGTAGAGTCTTCATTAAAACCGTATGATTATTGCGCCTTAGCCCCAATTGTTGAAAACGCTGGCGGGGTTATGACAGATTGGCAAGGACAGGCTTTATCGTTGGAATCTGACGGGCGGGTTATTGCTGCGGGTGATGAATATACGCATAAACAAGCATTGGCTTTATTACAAGCATAG